A single window of Achromobacter xylosoxidans DNA harbors:
- a CDS encoding peroxiredoxin family protein, producing MKKAIVALAVLVAVGVGAWFTLRPTQTAPDVTFTTLEGKTFSMQDLRGKVVLVKFWATSCVTCVKQMPETISAYNEYAGKGYEAIAVAMDYDPPNYVLNFSESRKLPFPVALDTKGNIARAFGDIRLTPTAFLIDKQGRIIKRYLGEYDVAEFHATVEKALAAG from the coding sequence ATGAAAAAAGCCATCGTAGCCCTGGCCGTCCTGGTGGCGGTCGGCGTCGGCGCCTGGTTCACCCTGCGCCCCACGCAAACCGCGCCCGACGTGACCTTCACCACGCTGGAGGGCAAGACCTTCTCCATGCAGGACCTGCGCGGCAAGGTGGTCCTGGTGAAGTTCTGGGCCACCAGCTGTGTCACCTGTGTCAAGCAGATGCCGGAAACCATCTCGGCCTACAACGAGTACGCGGGCAAGGGCTACGAGGCCATCGCGGTCGCCATGGACTACGACCCGCCCAACTACGTGCTGAACTTCAGCGAAAGCCGCAAGCTGCCGTTCCCGGTGGCGCTGGACACCAAGGGCAACATCGCCCGCGCCTTTGGCGACATCCGCCTGACGCCCACGGCCTTCCTGATCGACAAACAGGGACGCATTATCAAGCGCTACCTGGGCGAATACGACGTGGCCGAATTCCATGCCACCGTCGAGAAGGCACTGGCCGCGGGCTGA
- the rsmI gene encoding 16S rRNA (cytidine(1402)-2'-O)-methyltransferase, which yields MNQNVSPPVAGDAWARVAERVAGQHWPASTLYVVATPIGNLGDLGLRAWHALQRADVIAAEDTRASRTLLDAWGVGTPLMAAHRHNEAAAAQAICERLAQGQRVALVSDAGAPAVSDPGARVVRAVREAGFAVVPVPGPSAVIAALMGSGVTTDENPAYAFAGFAPSKAAARQRWLRTWCALPAPVVMFESPHRLAATLADLLEVCGPARLVTVARELTKRFEEIATFPLSEAAAWLAADPHREQGEFVLIAHAQAGGEVDEDADPRADALLDALLETLSLRDASKVAAKVTGLSRDVLYNRALARKNS from the coding sequence ATGAACCAAAATGTCTCACCCCCGGTGGCCGGCGATGCCTGGGCCCGCGTGGCTGAACGCGTGGCCGGGCAGCATTGGCCGGCCTCGACGCTGTATGTGGTGGCCACGCCGATCGGCAATCTGGGCGACCTGGGGTTGCGGGCCTGGCACGCGCTGCAGCGCGCCGACGTGATCGCGGCCGAAGACACCCGCGCCAGCCGCACCCTGCTGGATGCCTGGGGCGTCGGCACGCCCCTGATGGCGGCTCACCGACACAATGAAGCGGCGGCGGCGCAGGCCATCTGCGAACGCCTGGCCCAGGGCCAGCGCGTGGCGCTGGTGTCGGACGCCGGTGCGCCGGCGGTCAGCGACCCCGGGGCGCGCGTGGTGCGCGCGGTGCGTGAAGCCGGTTTCGCCGTGGTGCCGGTGCCCGGCCCCAGCGCGGTGATCGCCGCCTTGATGGGCAGCGGCGTCACCACCGACGAAAATCCCGCATACGCGTTCGCCGGCTTTGCGCCATCCAAGGCCGCGGCCCGCCAGCGCTGGCTGCGCACCTGGTGCGCGTTGCCCGCGCCGGTGGTGATGTTCGAATCGCCGCATCGGCTCGCGGCGACCCTGGCGGATCTGCTGGAGGTCTGTGGCCCCGCCCGCCTGGTGACGGTGGCCCGTGAACTGACCAAGCGTTTCGAGGAGATCGCCACGTTCCCGCTGTCCGAGGCCGCCGCCTGGCTGGCAGCCGACCCGCATCGCGAGCAGGGGGAATTCGTGCTGATCGCGCATGCCCAGGCGGGTGGCGAGGTCGACGAAGACGCCGACCCGCGCGCCGACGCGTTGCTGGACGCGCTGCTGGAAACCCTGTCGCTGCGCGATGCCTCGAAGGTTGCGGCCAAGGTCACCGGCCTGTCGCGCGACGTCCTGTACAACCGGGCCCTGGCCCGCAAGAATTCGTAA
- a CDS encoding BON domain-containing protein — translation MISDARTAARPLLLAAALSGAALSLSACAPLIVGGAAATTAVVVTDRRTSGIQLEDQNMAFKAQKQISDKLGDAARVNAMAYGGHLLLTGDVPTEEAKSQATAIAQGVENVKQVVNQLTVGPIASFGVRSNDTWLTSKAKTALINTKYVPSGTIAVTTDHSVVYLMGKVTQAEGDYAANAVADLGGVAKVVKLFETISREEAIRLSSSGSKSTTTETKAPIESGAGAADSGSSAPSSGGSAVEAMPIK, via the coding sequence ATGATTTCAGACGCCAGAACCGCCGCCCGCCCCCTGCTGCTCGCCGCGGCCCTGTCCGGCGCCGCGCTGTCGCTGTCGGCCTGCGCGCCCCTGATCGTGGGCGGCGCGGCCGCCACCACCGCCGTCGTCGTCACCGACCGGCGCACCTCGGGGATCCAGCTCGAAGACCAGAACATGGCCTTCAAGGCCCAGAAGCAGATCTCCGACAAGCTCGGCGACGCGGCGCGCGTCAACGCCATGGCGTACGGCGGCCACCTGCTGCTGACCGGAGACGTGCCCACCGAGGAAGCCAAGTCGCAGGCCACCGCCATCGCCCAGGGCGTCGAGAACGTCAAGCAGGTGGTCAACCAGCTCACCGTCGGTCCGATCGCGTCGTTCGGCGTGCGCTCGAACGACACCTGGCTGACGTCCAAGGCCAAGACCGCGCTGATCAACACCAAGTACGTGCCCTCCGGCACCATCGCCGTCACCACCGACCACAGCGTCGTCTACCTCATGGGCAAGGTGACGCAGGCCGAGGGCGACTACGCCGCCAACGCGGTGGCCGACCTCGGCGGCGTGGCAAAAGTGGTAAAACTGTTCGAGACCATCAGCCGCGAGGAAGCGATCCGCCTGTCCAGCAGCGGCAGCAAGTCGACCACCACGGAAACCAAGGCCCCCATCGAAAGCGGCGCGGGCGCTGCCGACAGCGGCAGCAGCGCGCCCAGCAGCGGTGGCAGTGCCGTAGAGGCGATGCCCATCAAATGA
- a CDS encoding septal ring lytic transglycosylase RlpA family protein, which yields MILSRPLHILMMLLLAIAVAGCSSTGGRKKGGGYYKDDGPDANPPSNLDQVPDAVPRIEPYASGANRPYVVFGQRYVPDTSGQPYKRQGIASWYGKKFHGNSTSIGEPYDMYAMTAAHTTLPIPSYARVTSLVNGKTIVVRVNDRGPFHSDRIMDLSYVAAYKLGIIGPGSGQVVVESIGQDEIRRLASQGTPAPMPASATGSTPVATPVAAAPVALEPQPLAQQPAPAPGSAPVRPMGAAGSVYLQVGAFSQPANAQSLVSRINTQLGAEGAPAAAVEQANNLYRVKIGPYPDRQSALNAVQLVSDRLGITPSIAAQ from the coding sequence ATGATCCTGTCCCGCCCGCTCCATATCCTGATGATGCTGTTGCTGGCCATTGCCGTGGCCGGCTGCTCTTCCACCGGGGGACGCAAGAAAGGCGGCGGGTACTACAAGGACGATGGCCCGGACGCCAATCCGCCGTCCAACCTGGACCAGGTTCCGGACGCGGTGCCGCGCATCGAGCCCTACGCCAGCGGCGCCAACCGGCCGTATGTGGTGTTCGGCCAGCGCTACGTGCCGGATACCAGCGGCCAGCCCTACAAGCGCCAGGGCATCGCCTCGTGGTACGGCAAGAAGTTCCATGGCAACTCCACTTCCATCGGCGAGCCGTACGACATGTACGCCATGACGGCGGCCCACACCACGCTGCCGATCCCGAGCTACGCGCGCGTCACCAGCCTGGTCAACGGCAAGACCATCGTCGTGCGGGTCAATGACCGCGGGCCATTCCACAGCGACCGCATCATGGACCTGTCGTACGTGGCGGCCTACAAGCTGGGCATCATCGGGCCGGGCAGCGGCCAGGTGGTGGTCGAGAGCATCGGACAGGACGAGATCCGCCGCCTGGCCTCGCAGGGCACGCCGGCGCCGATGCCCGCCTCGGCGACCGGTTCCACGCCGGTGGCCACGCCGGTTGCCGCCGCGCCGGTGGCGCTGGAACCCCAGCCGCTGGCACAGCAGCCCGCGCCCGCGCCGGGCAGCGCGCCGGTGCGCCCGATGGGCGCGGCCGGCAGCGTCTACCTGCAGGTGGGCGCGTTCAGCCAGCCGGCCAACGCGCAATCACTGGTCAGCCGCATCAATACGCAACTGGGCGCCGAGGGCGCGCCCGCGGCCGCGGTGGAGCAGGCCAACAATCTGTACCGCGTCAAGATCGGGCCCTATCCGGATCGCCAGAGCGCCTTGAACGCGGTACAGCTGGTGTCCGACCGCCTCGGCATCACCCCCAGCATCGCCGCGCAATAA
- a CDS encoding methylated-DNA--[protein]-cysteine S-methyltransferase — MIYIAQARKRPGEAAERVVYRDMPTPLGEMRLVASARGLRGAWFTDQMSLPPADGWVLDESDPILEQARRELDQWYAGERRDFDVALDPVGTPFQHEVWRALCTLDFGQLASYGELARVVGRPKGAQAIGGAVGRNPVSIIIPCHRVIGADTSLTGFGGGLPRKQALLKHEGSQYLSRNPRARRVCDGQAQLPFELPTFDWPPAR; from the coding sequence ATGATCTACATCGCACAGGCACGCAAGCGTCCCGGCGAAGCGGCCGAACGCGTGGTCTATCGGGACATGCCCACGCCTTTGGGTGAAATGCGGCTGGTGGCCAGCGCCAGGGGCCTGCGCGGCGCCTGGTTCACCGACCAGATGTCGCTGCCCCCGGCCGACGGCTGGGTGCTCGACGAATCGGATCCCATCCTGGAACAGGCGCGGCGCGAACTGGACCAGTGGTATGCCGGCGAGCGCCGCGATTTCGACGTGGCGCTCGATCCGGTCGGCACGCCGTTCCAGCACGAGGTCTGGCGCGCCCTGTGCACGCTGGATTTCGGCCAGCTTGCCAGTTATGGCGAACTGGCGCGCGTCGTGGGGCGTCCCAAGGGGGCCCAGGCGATCGGCGGCGCGGTCGGGCGCAATCCAGTCAGTATCATCATCCCCTGCCATCGCGTGATCGGCGCGGACACCTCACTGACCGGGTTTGGCGGCGGCCTGCCGCGCAAGCAGGCGCTGCTCAAGCACGAAGGCAGCCAGTACCTGAGCCGCAATCCGCGCGCGCGGCGGGTTTGCGACGGGCAGGCGCAACTGCCGTTCGAGTTGCCGACGTTCGACTGGCCGCCGGCAAGGTAG
- a CDS encoding YraN family protein, with protein sequence MTVDTFAFELALAARRRAEKRRRRAARRAGPADRPPPRRSPRQRTGDAHEDAALRLLQAAGLVLLARNLHCRAGEIDLAMREGDILVLVEVRSRQADAYGGAAASIGRDKQARLARAAAHWLPELARRHWRGRPPAVRFDAVLFDGGQVRWLRAAFELP encoded by the coding sequence ATGACGGTTGACACATTCGCTTTCGAGCTCGCCCTGGCGGCACGCCGCCGCGCCGAAAAACGCCGCCGCCGCGCGGCGCGACGCGCCGGCCCCGCGGACCGCCCGCCTCCCCGGCGCTCGCCCCGCCAACGCACCGGCGACGCCCATGAAGACGCCGCGCTGCGCCTGCTGCAGGCCGCCGGCCTGGTGCTGCTGGCGCGCAACCTGCACTGCCGCGCCGGCGAGATCGACCTGGCCATGCGTGAAGGCGACATCCTGGTGCTGGTCGAAGTGCGTTCACGCCAGGCAGACGCCTATGGCGGCGCGGCCGCCAGCATCGGCCGTGACAAACAGGCGCGGCTGGCGCGCGCGGCGGCCCACTGGCTGCCCGAGCTGGCCCGACGCCATTGGCGCGGCAGGCCGCCCGCGGTCCGCTTCGACGCCGTGCTCTTCGACGGCGGCCAGGTCCGGTGGCTACGCGCGGCGTTCGAGCTGCCTTGA
- a CDS encoding phosphoheptose isomerase — MDMTSRMTSHFRDAMATYEQSMNVLAEPLAIAVDVLFGALANNGKILACGNGGSAADAQHFIAELVGRFERERLPLAGIALNTDTSILTAVGNDYGFDEVFERQVNAFGQAGDVLVAISTSGNSPNVVRAMEAAASREMHVLALTGKGGGVMGELITPMDVHLCVPSDRTMRIQEVHILLLHALCDGIDALLLGDTE; from the coding sequence ATGGATATGACCTCTCGAATGACGTCGCACTTTCGCGACGCCATGGCCACGTACGAACAAAGCATGAACGTGCTGGCCGAGCCGCTGGCGATCGCGGTGGACGTGCTGTTTGGCGCCCTGGCCAACAACGGCAAGATTCTGGCCTGCGGCAACGGCGGCTCGGCCGCCGACGCGCAACATTTCATCGCCGAACTGGTCGGCCGCTTCGAACGCGAACGCCTGCCCCTGGCCGGCATCGCCCTGAACACCGACACCTCGATCCTGACCGCCGTCGGCAATGACTACGGTTTCGACGAAGTGTTCGAACGCCAGGTCAACGCCTTTGGCCAGGCCGGCGACGTGCTGGTGGCCATTTCCACCAGCGGCAATTCGCCCAATGTGGTGCGCGCCATGGAGGCGGCCGCCAGCCGCGAAATGCACGTCCTGGCCCTGACCGGCAAGGGCGGCGGCGTCATGGGGGAACTCATCACGCCAATGGACGTCCATCTATGTGTTCCCAGCGATCGCACCATGCGCATCCAGGAAGTCCATATACTGCTGTTGCATGCGCTTTGCGACGGCATTGACGCTCTTCTGCTTGGAGACACCGAATGA